DNA from Musa acuminata AAA Group cultivar baxijiao chromosome BXJ1-5, Cavendish_Baxijiao_AAA, whole genome shotgun sequence:
TCACTTTGATACCGAGAAAAAAAGACTTGAAATCTGAGTAGTTAGCGGTGGTCACCATTAATTTGTTCCAGTTATCATCTCCAAAGTTTAAAGAAGAAAAATCTTAAAACCTTCAGAAATTGACAATGCTAATATTCACATAAGTTAAACATTGAGCCAAATTGAACCATCAAAAGGAAAAGACAACATTCAGAAGCCAAGAGAGCATTGTGATTATGTTTGaggaagatgaagaggaagaaggataCAGCTTACCGACGGTAGCAGATCTGAAGGTGGTCCATCCATCGACCACATTCCTGCTCGCCTTCACCACCGTCTTCCCGATGCCATCGCCCATGAACATTAGGTTCTTCTTGTTCTTCGTCACCTCCACATTCTCAAAATACGCCCCCGCCTTTATATATATCACGAATCTCGTTTTGGTGTTGTTCGGCGCCGCCGCCACCGCGTCGCTTATCGTCGTAAAGTTGCCGCTCCCGTCCTTCGCCACTATCAAGTTCGGGGTCGTCGAGTTCGAAGTCGCTTGCAGCAGCCTCCGGTCTTTCACCGACACCCAATCTGGGAACCCGTCCGCCACCTTCCCGTAGCCGTCCAGTGGTTCGCGCTGCGGCCGTGACGCCCGCCGCCGTTGGATCTTCTTCACCATGGCGAGGGAGTTGCTGACGAGGTGGGAGACGTGGTAGAGCCGCCGCTTGATAACCGAGCGGTATCCGCCACCTTTACCGACGTAGGAGAAGCCGTCGAGGCACGTGTACTGGTTGGTGATGGCGGCGGAGAGGACCGTCTGGACATCGTCGACGTGGGCGCTGGCGCCGGATGTGAGGCCGGCGGAGGCGGCGCGCAGCTCGTCGAGAGTCTGCGAGAAGAGATCGAGGCAGTCGTCGATGGCGAGGCGCTGGCGGCCGTCGAGGTTGTAACCGCGTCTGTTGAGGTAGTCGGTGCAGTTCTCGGCGGAGCCGCGGACGGCGGCCTCGGCGGCGTTGATGGTGGCACAGATGACCTCGGGAAGGGACTTGGAGTGCAAATCTGGGAAGACGGAGAGGGTGGAAACGCACAGTTCCGGGTATAGCGTGCCGTCACAGTGGTcgaccgcggcggcggcggcatgaAGGTGAGAATGTACCCGGAGTTTATGGTGGTAAGCCACAGGTTTTGGCACACTGGGGAACGTTATCAGGAGGAGGAACAGAGAAGAGAAGACGATGCATGAAAGGAGGAGTTTGCTTCTTTTACTACTACCAGAGCTCATCATCGGAACCCCGAGAGGTAAAAGAAAGTGAGGGAGCTTAGGAAGTGAAAAGCTGCGAGAATAGGAAGGGATTGGTGGCGATGGATGTGTGTTAATTCGAAGGCAAGAGAGGAAAGTAACGAAAGAGACACTGATCCGCGTAAGTATCAGAGACACAATAAgaataggaaagaaaaagaaagagaagtacAAAGACAGAGTGCGTTGACTTATTGGTATTGGATGCGAACTCATGCAAGTCCGGATCGCGAGCTCCTGCTCCATAGACTCTAAAAATTGTATGCTGCCAAAAAGTCTTTACTAGCTTAAATTAATTATCATTtccaatatatataatttcattaCAGCAACTTTTGAGGGAGGGAGCAAAATCTACAAGAATCAAGGAAGAGAGTAGCCCCTTTATGGCATTTGTTATAGTAACCGAGAGTGATAAGGAGGACAGCGGAGATCGCAAATTAGATCCACAACACCGACAGTCACACGCTTTCATTCGACAGCCGAGTCAAGCGAATGAAGTGGCTGAGCCACCAATTACGGGAAGACCACTTCCACCCAATCATGCAGTGCATGCTAATGGCAAGACTGTCATGCAGAGCACTAAGAGATAATTTAATGTTGCATAATTAATAGATATCAGATTAATGTAATGAAATAAAATTTAGTTAACAAAAAATCGTTTCATAACTCAACCAATTTAATGGATTATAATTGAAGATTAAGAAACCTGATGCTTAGCCATGGGGAAGAGTAAGATGCATATGAATTTTTATTAATctgtatttaatataataattattttttatcaatcgtCAATACACCCTTCCTAAATATGACAATGCATCAATTGGGTGTGTTACATCAGCAATGCATTTAATTGAAAATTTTTCTCATTAAGATACTTAATCTTTTGTCAC
Protein-coding regions in this window:
- the LOC103985601 gene encoding pectinesterase-like, with product MMSSGSSKRSKLLLSCIVFSSLFLLLITFPSVPKPVAYHHKLRVHSHLHAAAAAVDHCDGTLYPELCVSTLSVFPDLHSKSLPEVICATINAAEAAVRGSAENCTDYLNRRGYNLDGRQRLAIDDCLDLFSQTLDELRAASAGLTSGASAHVDDVQTVLSAAITNQYTCLDGFSYVGKGGGYRSVIKRRLYHVSHLVSNSLAMVKKIQRRRASRPQREPLDGYGKVADGFPDWVSVKDRRLLQATSNSTTPNLIVAKDGSGNFTTISDAVAAAPNNTKTRFVIYIKAGAYFENVEVTKNKKNLMFMGDGIGKTVVKASRNVVDGWTTFRSATVAVVGDGFLMRDITIENAAGPSKLQAVALRVGADLSALYKCSFVGYQDTLYVHSLRQFYRECDVYGTIDFIFGDAAVVLQNCNLYARKPLSNQQNVFTAQGREDPNQNTGISIHKCKVAAAADLIPVQSNFSTYLGRPWKEFSRTVFMQSYLDSLIDPAGWLEWNGDFALNTLYYGEYMNRGPGSNTTGRVKWPGYRVINSTAEASNFTVTSFIQGDQWLGSTSVPFTSGLN